One genomic segment of Podarcis raffonei isolate rPodRaf1 chromosome 7, rPodRaf1.pri, whole genome shotgun sequence includes these proteins:
- the PCDH1 gene encoding protocadherin-1 isoform X3 → MPGEERRARRKPRAPRTLPPFRMQQLISCLGLWLFFQLPCLSSGTRVVYKVQEEQPPNTLIGSLAADYGFPDVGHLYKLEVGAPFLRVDGKTGDIYTTETSIDRESLRECQQLFPGDPCFLEFEVSITDLMNNSPRLLEGQIEVLDINDNTPNFASPVITLAIPENTNIGTLFPIPLAMDRDAGANSVASYELMPGSDAQKLFGLQVAEDQEEKQPQLIVMGSLDREQSESYDLTIKVQDGGNPPRASSALLRITILDMNDNAPKFEKPLYEAELSENSPIGHSVLQVKANDSDQGANAEIDYSFHQASDVVRRLLRLDRATGLITVQGPVDREDINVLKFSVLAKDKGANPKTARAQVVISVRDMNDNAPSIEIRGIGLVTHQDGMANISEDVPVETPVALVQVSDRDEGENAVVTCVVAGDVPFQLRQASDTGSDSKKKYFLQTTTPLDYEAVKEYTIEIVAVDSGNPPLSSTNSLKVQVVDVNDNDPVFSQSSTEVSFPENNSPDDLVVEVSATDADSGSNAKLVYSLVTEPSSKGIFSIDPESGEIRVKTVLDREQRERYEFLVVAADKGSPSRKGTASVAINVMDRNDNDPKFMLSGYNFSVMENMPPLSPVGMVTVIDADKGENAFIQLSVEQDNGDFVIQNGTGTILSSISFDRERQSTYTFRLKAVDSGDPPRSAYVGVTINVLDENDNAPVIISPSNASYKHIQPHTSPGQQVMSVGAEDIDSGINAELQYSIMGGNPFELFKISPQSGNITLEKEILRKHHGLHRLVVRVNDKGKPSRHGTALVHFYVNETLTNRTLLETLVGHSLDTPIDIDIAGDPEYERSKQRSNILFGVIAGIVAVTLVIVLVVLVRYCRQKEAKSGYQAGKKETKDLYAPKQGSKGNKAKSKVKKNKSPKPPKPAEDEEETGLQKSLKFNLMNDSVSDSPRIHLPLNYPPGSPDLGRHYRSNSPLPSIQLQPQSPSASKKHQVVQDLPATNTFVGTGDSNSTGSEQYSDYSYRTNPQKYTNKQLPHRRVTFSAANQAQDLQDPSQHSYYDSGLEESETPSSKSSSGPRIGPLALPEDHYERTTPDGSIGEIEHPENVSPEWSRL, encoded by the exons CTCTGCCACCATTCAGGATGCAGCAGCTGATCTCCTGCCTGGGCTTGtggctcttcttccagctcccctgCCTGAGCTCTGGGACACGTGTCGTCTACAAGGTACAGGAGGAACAGCCACCCAACACACTGATCGGCAGCCTGGCAGCAGACTATGGCTTCCCAGATGTGGGGCACTTGTATAAGCTGGAGGTAGGTGCCCCCTTCCTGCGTGTGGATGGTAAGACTGGTGACATCTACACTACAGAGACCTCCATTGACCGAGAGAGCCTGCGAGAATGCCAGCAGCTGTTTCCAGGAGACCCGTGCTTCCTGGAGTTTGAGGTTTCCATCACGGACCTGATGAACAATAGCCCACGCCTGCTGGAAGGGCAGATTGAGGTGCTGGACATCAATGACAATACACCCAACTTTGCCTCTCCCGTTATCACATTAGCCATTCCTGAAAACACCAATATTGGGACACTCTTCCCCATTCCGCTGGCCATGGACCGTGATGCTGGCGCCAACAGTGTGGCTTCCTATGAGCTCATGCCTGGTTCAGATGCCCAGAAGCTTTTTGGCTTGCAGGTAGCAGAGGACCAAGAGGAGAAACAGCCACAGCTGATCGTCATGGGAAGCCTGGACCGGGAGCAATCGGAGTCCTATGACCTGACTATCAAAGTACAGGACGGGGGCAACCCACCACGTGCTAGCAGTGCCTTGCTGCGCATCACTATCCTGGACATGAATGACAATGCGCCCAAGTTTGAGAAGCCCCTCTACGAGGCCGAACTCTCGGAGAACAGCCCCATTGGTCACTCCGTGCTGCAG GTGAAGGCTAATGATTCTGACCAGGGTGCCAATGCGGAGATTGACTACTCCTTCCACCAAGCTTCCGATGTGGTTCGCCGGTTGCTGCGCCTGGACAGAGCCACTGGACTTATCACTGTTCAGGGTCCCGTTGATCGTGAAGACATCAATGTGCTCAAGTTCTCCGTGTTGGCCAAGGATAAAGGGGCCAACCCGAAAACTGCCCGTGCCCAGGTGGTGATTAGTGTCAGGGATATGAATGACAACGCTCCATCCATTGAAATCCGTGGTATTGGCTTGGTCACCCACCAAGATGGCATGGCTAATATCTCAGAAGATGTGCCGGTTGAGACACCTGTGGCTCTGGTACAGGTGTCTGATCGGGATGAAGGCGAGAATGCTGTTGTGACCTGTGTGGTGGCTGGTGATGTACCTTTCCAGTTGCGACAAGCCAGTGACACCGGAAGTGACAGCAAAAAGAAGTATTTTCTCCAGACCACGACGCCACTAGACTATGAGGCCGTGAAAGAATACACCATTGAGATTGTGGCTGTGGATTCTGGCAATCCACCTCTGTCCAGCACCAACTCTCTCAAGGTGCAGGTGGTGGATGTTAATGACAACGACCCAGTTTTCAGCCAGAGCTCAACAGAGGTATCTTTCCCAGAAAATAATTCCCCAGATGACTTGGTGGTAGAAGTGAGTGCTACTGATGCAGACAGCGGGTCCAACGCTAAGCTGGTGTACTCCCTAGTGACAGAGCCTTCATCCAAAGGCATATTCTCCATTGATCCAGAGTCTGGTGAAATCCGGGTTAAGACTGTCCTGGACCGTGAGCAGCGAGAACGCTATGAATTCTTGGTAGTCGCAGCGGACAAGGGCAGCCCTAGCCGGAAGGGGACGGCCTCTGTTGCCATCAACGTCATGGACCGCAACGACAATGACCCAAAGTTCATGCTAAGTGGCTACAACTTCTCCGTCATGGAAAACATGCCCCCTCTGAGTCCCGTGGGCATGGTGACAGTAATCGATGCAGACAAAGGGGAGAATGCCTTCATTCAGCTCTCAGTAGAGCAGGACAACGGGGACTTTGTTATCCAGAATGGTACTGGCACCATCCTCTCCAGCATTTCCTTTGACCGCGAGCGGCAGAGCACTTACACCTTCCGACTGAAAGCTGTGGATTCAGGTGACCCACCCAGGTCTGCCTATGTTGGGGTGACCATCAATGTGCTCGACGAGAACGACAACGCTCCTGTCATCATTTCTCCATCCAACGCTTCCTACAAGCATATCCAGCCGCACACTAGTCCTGGGCAGCAGGTCATGAGTGTGGGAGCCGAAGACATTGACTCTGGGATCAACGCTGAGCTGCAGTACAGCATCATGGGTGGAAACCCCTTTGAGCTCTTCAAGATTTCGCCCCAGAGCGGAAACATCACATTGGAAAAGGAGATCCTCCGCAAGCACCACGGGCTTCACCGCCTGGTGGTGCGCGTCAATGACAAGGGCAAGCCGTCTCGCCACGGCACCGCTCTGGTCCATTTCTACGTCAACGAGACCCTGACTAACCGCACGCTGCTGGAGACTCTGGTGGGCCACAGCTTGGACACGCCGATCGACATTGACATCGCCGGCGACCCCGAGTACGAGCGCAGCAAGCAGCGCAGCAACATCCTCTTTGGGGTCATTGCGGGCATAGTGGCTGTCACGCTGGTCATTGTGCTGGTTGTGCTGGTGCGCTACTGCCGCCAGAAGGAGGCCAAGAGCGGCTACCAGGCGGGCAAGAAGGAAACCAAGGACCTGTACGCTCCCAAGCAAGGCAGCAAAGGCAACAAAGCCAAGAGCAAGGTCAAAAAGAACAAGTCCCCCAAGCCGCCCAAACCAGCCGAGGATGAGGAAGAAACGGGCCTGCAGAAATCCCTCAAGTTCAACCTGATGAATGACTCGGTCAGCGACAGCCCCCGCATCCACCTGCCCCTTAACTACCCCCCTGGCAGCCCTGACTTGGGCCGCCACTACCGCTCCAACTCCCCCCTGCCTTCCATCCAGCTCCAGCCCCAGTCGCCGTCTGCCTCCAAGAAGCACCAGGTGGTGCAGGACCTGCCGGCCACCAATACATTTGTGGGCACAGGGGACAGCAATTCCACAGGCTCGGAGCAGTATTCAGACTACAGCTACCGCACCAACCCTCAGAAATACACCAACAAGCAG